Proteins co-encoded in one Arachis stenosperma cultivar V10309 chromosome 7, arast.V10309.gnm1.PFL2, whole genome shotgun sequence genomic window:
- the LOC130940887 gene encoding pleiotropic drug resistance protein 1-like isoform X3 encodes MESGDLYKAASSLRASSSSIWRNSAKDTIFSKSSHEVVDDDEALKWAALEKLPTYNRLKRGLLTASNGEVSEIDVTHIGTLERKKVLQRLVGAAEEDNEKFLLKLRERIDRVGIHIPTIEARFEHLNVEAEAHVGSRALPTFFNFIVNIVESYLNYLHILSSKKKQVTILKDVSGIVRPCRMTLLLGPPSSGKTTLLLALAGKLGQDLKVSGRVTYNGHEMNEFVPQRTAAYISQNDVHIGEMTVRETLAFSARCQGVGSRFDLLSELSRREIAAKIKPDRDIDIYMKATASEGQEANQMITEYILKILDLEICADTLVGDEMLRGISGGQRKRVTTGEMLVGPAKALFMDGISTGLDSSTTVQIMKCLRQIVHILKGTAVIALLQPEPETYELFDDIILLSDGQIVYHGPRELVLEFFESMGFKCPERKGIADFLQEVTSRKDQEQYWMHKEKTYSFVTANEFAEAFKSFHVGRKIEDELAVPFDKTKNHPAALTTDKYGVSKKELLKANFSREYLLMKRNSFVYIFKISLLAAMAVITMTVFLRTEMHHDSVDHGGVYTGALFFTVVMILFNGMADISMTIGKLPIFYKQRDHLFYPAWAYAIPSWILKIPVTLVEVVVWVSLTYYVIGFDPNICRFLKQYLLLFLLGQMASALFRSIAAIGRNMIVANTFGSFAIVTLLTLGGFILSREDIKKWWIWGYWISPIMYEQNAIMVNEFLSKSWNHALPNSTDPLGVEILKSRGFFKHAYWYWIGVVALFGFIILLNITFTLALTYLNPLKKPQAIISEESLGNKYDQEGLELPLRGSTAPSSKIKIGDNRTETISSTSRSASIRPEAAVDKRKRGMVLPFEPHSLIFDEITYSVDMPQEMKSQGVIEEKLVLLKGVSGAFRPGVLTALMGVSGAGKTTLMDVLAGRKTGGYIEGTITISGYLKKQETFARISGYCEQNDIHSPHVTVYESLLYSAWLRLSPEINHETRKMFIEEVMELVELNFLRESLVGLPGVSGLSTEQRKRLTIAVELVANPSIIFMDEPTSGLDARAAAIVMRTVRNTVDTGRTVVCTIHQPSIDIFESFDELFLLKRGGQEIYVGPLGRHSYQLINYFESVKGVNKIGDGCNPATWMLEITTPAREMDLNVDFADIYKNSELYRKNKDLVAELSKPDPGSKELHFPTQYAQPFFIQCMACLWKQHWSYWRNPPYTAVRYLFTTFVALMFGTMFWDLGSKKTRKQDLFNAIGSMYNAVIFLGVQNASSVQPVVAIERTVFYRERAAGMYSAFPYAFAQVLIELPYILAQAVTYGLIVYAMIGFDWVASKFFWYLFFMYFTFLYFTFYGMMAVAITPNQHVASIVASAFYAIWNLFSGFVVPRPNIAVWWRWYYWACPVSWSLYGLVASQFGDITSKIESNETVEEFLKRYFGYRNDFVGIAAILVVAFAVLFAIIFAVSVKLFNFQKR; translated from the exons ATGGAAAGTGGTGATCTGTATAAAGCTGCAAGCAGCTTAAGAGCAAGCAGTTCTTCAATTTGGAGAAACAGTGCAAAGGACACTATTTTCTCTAAGTCTTCACATGAAGTAGTGGATGATGATGAAGCTCTCAAATGGGCTGCACTTGAGAAACTCCCTACTTACAATCGTTTAAAGAGAGGCTTGTTAACTGCATCCAATGGTGAGGTGAGTGAGATTGATGTCACTCATATTGGAACacttgaaagaaagaaagtgtTGCAAAGGTTGGTAGGTGCTGCTGAAGAGGATAATGAGAAGTTTCTGTTGAAGTTGAGGGAAAGAATTGATAG AGTTGGAATCCATATTCCAACAATTGAAGCCAGGTTTGAGCATCTAAATGTTGAGGCAGAAGCTCATGTTGGCAGCAGAGCCTTACCCACGTTTTTTAACTTCATTGTTAATATAGTTGAG AGTTATTTGAATTATCTTCATATCCTTTCAAGCAAAAAGAAGCAAGTCACCATCCTTAAAGATGTTAGTGGAATTGTAAGACCTTGTAG GATGACATTGCTTTTAGGCCCTCCAAGTTCTGGAAAAACCACACTCCTTTTGGCTCTGGCAGGAAAGCTTGGTCAAGATCTTAAG GTTAGTGGCAGAGTTACCTATAATGGTCATGAGATGAATGAGTTTGTACCTCAAAGAACTGCAGCATACATTAGCCAGAATGATGTTCATATTGGAGAAATGACTGTGAGGGAAACCTTGGCTTTCTCAGCAAGGTGTCAAGGGGTTGGTTCAAGATTCG ACTTGCTTTCTGAACTATCAAGAAGAGAGATAGCAGCAAAAATTAAACCCGACCGAGATATCGATATATACATGAAG GCAACAGCATCTGAAGGCCAGGAAGCAAACCAGATGATAACAGAATATATACTAAAG ATCTTAGATTTAGAAATATGTGCTGATACTCTAGTAGGGGATGAAATGTTGCGTGGTATATCCGGAGGACAAAGAAAGCGTGTTACAACAG GGGAGATGTTGGTTGGGCCGGCGAAAGCGTTGTTCATGGATGGCATATCTACTGGGCTAGACAGCTCCACAACTGTTCAAATTATGAAATGCCTTAGACAAATTGTTCATATTCTAAAGGGAACTGCAGTTATAGCCTTACTGCAACCAGAGCCAGAGACATATGAGCTTTTTGATGACATTATCCTCCTCTCAGATGGTCAAATTGTCTACCATGGACCCCGAGAGCTTGTCCTCGAATTTTTCGAGTCCATGGGATTCAAATGCCCTGAGAGGAAAGGCATAGCAGACTTCCTTCAAGAA GTAACTTCTAGAAAGGATCAGGAACAGTATTGGATGCACAAGGAGAAGACATATAGTTTTGTAACAGCTAATGAATTTGCTGAGGCATTTAAAAGCTTCCATGTAGGAAGGAAAATTGAAGATGAGTTAGCAGTTCCATTTGATAAGACAAAGAATCACCCTGCTGCATTAACAACTGACAAGTATGGAGTTAGCAAAAAGGAGCTTCTGAAAGCTAACTTCTCAAGAGAGTATCTTCTTATGAAGAGGAACTCATTTGTTTACATCTTCAAGATATCTCTG CTTGCAGCAATGGCTGTGATTACAATGACAGTATTCCTTAGAACTGAGATGCATCACGATTCAGTGGATCATGGTGGAGTTTACACCGGAGCACTTTTCTTCACTGTAGTAATGATCTTGTTTAATGGGATGGCTGATATCTCCATGACTATTGGGAAGCTTCCAATTTTTTACAAGCAACGTGATCATCTATTTTACCCTGCATGGGCCTATGCTATTCCCAGTTGGATCCTTAAAATCCCTGTCACATTGGTTGAAGTTGTTGTTTGGGTATCACTCACCTACTATGTTATTGGATTTGACCCAAATATATGCAGATTCTTGAAGCAGTATCTTCTGTTGTTCCTACTTGGCCAAATGGCTTCTGCTCTATTTCGTTCCATTGCAGCAATTGGTAGGAACATGATTGTTGCCAACACATTTGGTTCATTTGCAATAGTCACTCTTCTGACTTTGGGTGGATTCATCTTGTCAAGAG AGGATATCAAGAAATGGTGGATATGGGGTTACTGGATCTCACCTATAATGTATGAGCAGAATGCTATAATGGTGAATGAGTTCCTTAGCAAGAGTTGGAACCAT GCTCTTCCAAACTCAACTGATCCACTTGGAGTTGAGATTCTGAAATCACGTGGATTCTTCAAGCATGCATACTGGTATTGGATTGGGGTTGTGGCATTGTTTGGATTCATTATTCTGTTGAACATCACCTTCACTCTCGCTCTCACTTATCTCAACC CCTTGAAGAAGCCGCAAGCTATCATCTCAGAAGAATCTCTTGGAAACAAGTATGATCAAGAAGGCCTTGAATTGCCACTCAGAGGAAGCACTGCACCTAGTAGCAAGATCAAGATAG GTGACAACAGAACAGAAACTATATCTTCAACTTCAAGGTCTGCATCAATTAGGCCAGAGGCTGCAGTTGACAAGAGAAAAAGAGGAATGGTTCTTCCATTTGAACCACATTCTCTCATCTTTGATGAAATCACATATTCAGTGGACATGCCACAG GAAATGAAGAGTCAGGGTGTGATTGAAGAGAAATTGGTCCTTCTGAAAGGCGTTAGCGGCGCATTCAGGCCAGGTGTTCTCACAGCTTTGATGGGTGTAAGTGGAGCTGGAAAAACAACTTTGATGGATGTGCTGGCTGGAAGGAAGACCGGGGGTTATATTGAGGGGACTATTACAATCTCAGGCTACCTTAAGAAGCAAGAAACATTTGCTCGAATATCCGGTTACTGTGAACAGAATGATATCCATTCTCCTCATGTTACTGTCTATGAATCCTTACTTTACTCAGCATGGCTGCGCTTATCACCCGAAATAAATCATGAAACAAGAAAG ATGTTCATTGAGGAAGTCATGGAGCTTGTAGAGTTGAACTTTCTTAGGGAATCTTTGGTTGGTTTGCCTGGTGTGAGTGGCCTCTCTACCGAACAACGAAAGAGGTTAACTATAGCAGTTGAATTGGTGGCTAATCCCTCCATAATTTTCATGGATGAACCTACTTCTGGTTTAGATGCTAGAGCTGCTGCTATTGTTATGAGAACAGTTAGAAACACAGTTGACACAGGAAGGACTGTTGTTTGTACAATCCATCAACCAAGCATTGACATATTTGAATCTTTTGATGAG CTTTTCCTGTTAAAGCGTGGAGGGCAAGAAATTTATGTCGGCCCATTAGGCCGTCATTCTTACCAACTCATCAACTATTTTGAG TCTGTTAAAGGGGTCAATAAGATCGGAGATGGATGTAACCCTGCAACTTGGATGTTGGAAATCACAACTCCAGCACGAGAAATGGATTTAAATGTTGACTTTGctgatatatataaaaattcagaacTTTATAG GAAAAATAAAGATCTTGTAGCAGAATTGAGCAAGCCTGATCCTGGTTCCAAGGAGCTTCACTTTCCTACTCAATATGCACAACCATTTTTCATCCAATGTATGGCTTGTTTGTGGAAACAACATTGGTCATATTGGCGCAATCCTCCATATACAGCAGTGAGATATCTGTTCACTACATTTGTAGCTTTGATGTTTGGAACCATGTTCTGGGATCTTGGATCCAAAAA GACAAGAAAACAGGATCTGTTTAATGCTATAGGTTCAATGTACAATGCTGTTATCTTCCTTGGAGTCCAGAATGCTTCTTCTGTTCAGCCAGTGGTTGCCATAGAAAGAACCGTCTTTTATAGAGAAAGGGCGGCCGGAATGTATTCGGCCTTCCCCTATGCATTTGCACAG GTTCTAATAGAGCTACCATATATTCTTGCACAAGCTGTAACATATGGCCTCATAGTTTATGCAATGATTGGATTTGATTGGGTTGCATCCAAATTCTTTTGGTATCTCTTCTTCATGTACTTCACATTTCTATACTTCACCTTCTATGGCATGATGGCTGTGGCCATAACACCAAACCAACATGTTGCTTCAATTGTGGCTAGTGCATTCTATGCAATTTGGAATCTCTTCTCAGGATTTGTTGTCCCAAGACCA AACATTGCTGTGTGGTGGAGATGGTACTATTGGGCATGTCCAGTTTCTTGGAGCTTATATGGATTGGTTGCATCTCAATTTGGAGACATAACAAGTAAAATTGAGTCAAATGAGACAGTGGAAGAGTTTCTGAAGAGATACTTTGGTTATAGAAATGATTTTGTAGGAATTGCTGCAATTCTGGTTGTTGCTTTTGCTGTGCTCTTTGCTATTATCTTTGCTGTTTCTGTGAAACTCTTCAATTTCCAAAAGAGATAG
- the LOC130940887 gene encoding pleiotropic drug resistance protein 1-like isoform X2, whose protein sequence is MESGDLYKAASSLRASSSSIWRNSAKDTIFSKSSHEVVDDDEALKWAALEKLPTYNRLKRGLLTASNGEVSEIDVTHIGTLERKKVLQRLVGAAEEDNEKFLLKLRERIDRVGIHIPTIEARFEHLNVEAEAHVGSRALPTFFNFIVNIVESYLNYLHILSSKKKQVTILKDVSGIVRPCRMTLLLGPPSSGKTTLLLALAGKLGQDLKVSGRVTYNGHEMNEFVPQRTAAYISQNDVHIGEMTVRETLAFSARCQGVGSRFDLLSELSRREIAAKIKPDRDIDIYMKATASEGQEANQMITEYILKILDLEICADTLVGDEMLRGISGGQRKRVTTGEMLVGPAKALFMDGISTGLDSSTTVQIMKCLRQIVHILKGTAVIALLQPEPETYELFDDIILLSDGQIVYHGPRELVLEFFESMGFKCPERKGIADFLQEVTSRKDQEQYWMHKEKTYSFVTANEFAEAFKSFHVGRKIEDELAVPFDKTKNHPAALTTDKYGVSKKELLKANFSREYLLMKRNSFVYIFKISLLAAMAVITMTVFLRTEMHHDSVDHGGVYTGALFFTVVMILFNGMADISMTIGKLPIFYKQRDHLFYPAWAYAIPSWILKIPVTLVEVVVWVSLTYYVIGFDPNICRFLKQYLLLFLLGQMASALFRSIAAIGRNMIVANTFGSFAIVTLLTLGGFILSREDIKKWWIWGYWISPIMYEQNAIMVNEFLSKSWNHQALPNSTDPLGVEILKSRGFFKHAYWYWIGVVALFGFIILLNITFTLALTYLNPLKKPQAIISEESLGNKYDQEGLELPLRGSTAPSSKIKIGDNRTETISSTSRSASIRPEAAVDKRKRGMVLPFEPHSLIFDEITYSVDMPQEMKSQGVIEEKLVLLKGVSGAFRPGVLTALMGVSGAGKTTLMDVLAGRKTGGYIEGTITISGYLKKQETFARISGYCEQNDIHSPHVTVYESLLYSAWLRLSPEINHETRKMFIEEVMELVELNFLRESLVGLPGVSGLSTEQRKRLTIAVELVANPSIIFMDEPTSGLDARAAAIVMRTVRNTVDTGRTVVCTIHQPSIDIFESFDELFLLKRGGQEIYVGPLGRHSYQLINYFESVKGVNKIGDGCNPATWMLEITTPAREMDLNVDFADIYKNSELYRKNKDLVAELSKPDPGSKELHFPTQYAQPFFIQCMACLWKQHWSYWRNPPYTAVRYLFTTFVALMFGTMFWDLGSKKTRKQDLFNAIGSMYNAVIFLGVQNASSVQPVVAIERTVFYRERAAGMYSAFPYAFAQVLIELPYILAQAVTYGLIVYAMIGFDWVASKFFWYLFFMYFTFLYFTFYGMMAVAITPNQHVASIVASAFYAIWNLFSGFVVPRPNIAVWWRWYYWACPVSWSLYGLVASQFGDITSKIESNETVEEFLKRYFGYRNDFVGIAAILVVAFAVLFAIIFAVSVKLFNFQKR, encoded by the exons ATGGAAAGTGGTGATCTGTATAAAGCTGCAAGCAGCTTAAGAGCAAGCAGTTCTTCAATTTGGAGAAACAGTGCAAAGGACACTATTTTCTCTAAGTCTTCACATGAAGTAGTGGATGATGATGAAGCTCTCAAATGGGCTGCACTTGAGAAACTCCCTACTTACAATCGTTTAAAGAGAGGCTTGTTAACTGCATCCAATGGTGAGGTGAGTGAGATTGATGTCACTCATATTGGAACacttgaaagaaagaaagtgtTGCAAAGGTTGGTAGGTGCTGCTGAAGAGGATAATGAGAAGTTTCTGTTGAAGTTGAGGGAAAGAATTGATAG AGTTGGAATCCATATTCCAACAATTGAAGCCAGGTTTGAGCATCTAAATGTTGAGGCAGAAGCTCATGTTGGCAGCAGAGCCTTACCCACGTTTTTTAACTTCATTGTTAATATAGTTGAG AGTTATTTGAATTATCTTCATATCCTTTCAAGCAAAAAGAAGCAAGTCACCATCCTTAAAGATGTTAGTGGAATTGTAAGACCTTGTAG GATGACATTGCTTTTAGGCCCTCCAAGTTCTGGAAAAACCACACTCCTTTTGGCTCTGGCAGGAAAGCTTGGTCAAGATCTTAAG GTTAGTGGCAGAGTTACCTATAATGGTCATGAGATGAATGAGTTTGTACCTCAAAGAACTGCAGCATACATTAGCCAGAATGATGTTCATATTGGAGAAATGACTGTGAGGGAAACCTTGGCTTTCTCAGCAAGGTGTCAAGGGGTTGGTTCAAGATTCG ACTTGCTTTCTGAACTATCAAGAAGAGAGATAGCAGCAAAAATTAAACCCGACCGAGATATCGATATATACATGAAG GCAACAGCATCTGAAGGCCAGGAAGCAAACCAGATGATAACAGAATATATACTAAAG ATCTTAGATTTAGAAATATGTGCTGATACTCTAGTAGGGGATGAAATGTTGCGTGGTATATCCGGAGGACAAAGAAAGCGTGTTACAACAG GGGAGATGTTGGTTGGGCCGGCGAAAGCGTTGTTCATGGATGGCATATCTACTGGGCTAGACAGCTCCACAACTGTTCAAATTATGAAATGCCTTAGACAAATTGTTCATATTCTAAAGGGAACTGCAGTTATAGCCTTACTGCAACCAGAGCCAGAGACATATGAGCTTTTTGATGACATTATCCTCCTCTCAGATGGTCAAATTGTCTACCATGGACCCCGAGAGCTTGTCCTCGAATTTTTCGAGTCCATGGGATTCAAATGCCCTGAGAGGAAAGGCATAGCAGACTTCCTTCAAGAA GTAACTTCTAGAAAGGATCAGGAACAGTATTGGATGCACAAGGAGAAGACATATAGTTTTGTAACAGCTAATGAATTTGCTGAGGCATTTAAAAGCTTCCATGTAGGAAGGAAAATTGAAGATGAGTTAGCAGTTCCATTTGATAAGACAAAGAATCACCCTGCTGCATTAACAACTGACAAGTATGGAGTTAGCAAAAAGGAGCTTCTGAAAGCTAACTTCTCAAGAGAGTATCTTCTTATGAAGAGGAACTCATTTGTTTACATCTTCAAGATATCTCTG CTTGCAGCAATGGCTGTGATTACAATGACAGTATTCCTTAGAACTGAGATGCATCACGATTCAGTGGATCATGGTGGAGTTTACACCGGAGCACTTTTCTTCACTGTAGTAATGATCTTGTTTAATGGGATGGCTGATATCTCCATGACTATTGGGAAGCTTCCAATTTTTTACAAGCAACGTGATCATCTATTTTACCCTGCATGGGCCTATGCTATTCCCAGTTGGATCCTTAAAATCCCTGTCACATTGGTTGAAGTTGTTGTTTGGGTATCACTCACCTACTATGTTATTGGATTTGACCCAAATATATGCAGATTCTTGAAGCAGTATCTTCTGTTGTTCCTACTTGGCCAAATGGCTTCTGCTCTATTTCGTTCCATTGCAGCAATTGGTAGGAACATGATTGTTGCCAACACATTTGGTTCATTTGCAATAGTCACTCTTCTGACTTTGGGTGGATTCATCTTGTCAAGAG AGGATATCAAGAAATGGTGGATATGGGGTTACTGGATCTCACCTATAATGTATGAGCAGAATGCTATAATGGTGAATGAGTTCCTTAGCAAGAGTTGGAACCAT CAGGCTCTTCCAAACTCAACTGATCCACTTGGAGTTGAGATTCTGAAATCACGTGGATTCTTCAAGCATGCATACTGGTATTGGATTGGGGTTGTGGCATTGTTTGGATTCATTATTCTGTTGAACATCACCTTCACTCTCGCTCTCACTTATCTCAACC CCTTGAAGAAGCCGCAAGCTATCATCTCAGAAGAATCTCTTGGAAACAAGTATGATCAAGAAGGCCTTGAATTGCCACTCAGAGGAAGCACTGCACCTAGTAGCAAGATCAAGATAG GTGACAACAGAACAGAAACTATATCTTCAACTTCAAGGTCTGCATCAATTAGGCCAGAGGCTGCAGTTGACAAGAGAAAAAGAGGAATGGTTCTTCCATTTGAACCACATTCTCTCATCTTTGATGAAATCACATATTCAGTGGACATGCCACAG GAAATGAAGAGTCAGGGTGTGATTGAAGAGAAATTGGTCCTTCTGAAAGGCGTTAGCGGCGCATTCAGGCCAGGTGTTCTCACAGCTTTGATGGGTGTAAGTGGAGCTGGAAAAACAACTTTGATGGATGTGCTGGCTGGAAGGAAGACCGGGGGTTATATTGAGGGGACTATTACAATCTCAGGCTACCTTAAGAAGCAAGAAACATTTGCTCGAATATCCGGTTACTGTGAACAGAATGATATCCATTCTCCTCATGTTACTGTCTATGAATCCTTACTTTACTCAGCATGGCTGCGCTTATCACCCGAAATAAATCATGAAACAAGAAAG ATGTTCATTGAGGAAGTCATGGAGCTTGTAGAGTTGAACTTTCTTAGGGAATCTTTGGTTGGTTTGCCTGGTGTGAGTGGCCTCTCTACCGAACAACGAAAGAGGTTAACTATAGCAGTTGAATTGGTGGCTAATCCCTCCATAATTTTCATGGATGAACCTACTTCTGGTTTAGATGCTAGAGCTGCTGCTATTGTTATGAGAACAGTTAGAAACACAGTTGACACAGGAAGGACTGTTGTTTGTACAATCCATCAACCAAGCATTGACATATTTGAATCTTTTGATGAG CTTTTCCTGTTAAAGCGTGGAGGGCAAGAAATTTATGTCGGCCCATTAGGCCGTCATTCTTACCAACTCATCAACTATTTTGAG TCTGTTAAAGGGGTCAATAAGATCGGAGATGGATGTAACCCTGCAACTTGGATGTTGGAAATCACAACTCCAGCACGAGAAATGGATTTAAATGTTGACTTTGctgatatatataaaaattcagaacTTTATAG GAAAAATAAAGATCTTGTAGCAGAATTGAGCAAGCCTGATCCTGGTTCCAAGGAGCTTCACTTTCCTACTCAATATGCACAACCATTTTTCATCCAATGTATGGCTTGTTTGTGGAAACAACATTGGTCATATTGGCGCAATCCTCCATATACAGCAGTGAGATATCTGTTCACTACATTTGTAGCTTTGATGTTTGGAACCATGTTCTGGGATCTTGGATCCAAAAA GACAAGAAAACAGGATCTGTTTAATGCTATAGGTTCAATGTACAATGCTGTTATCTTCCTTGGAGTCCAGAATGCTTCTTCTGTTCAGCCAGTGGTTGCCATAGAAAGAACCGTCTTTTATAGAGAAAGGGCGGCCGGAATGTATTCGGCCTTCCCCTATGCATTTGCACAG GTTCTAATAGAGCTACCATATATTCTTGCACAAGCTGTAACATATGGCCTCATAGTTTATGCAATGATTGGATTTGATTGGGTTGCATCCAAATTCTTTTGGTATCTCTTCTTCATGTACTTCACATTTCTATACTTCACCTTCTATGGCATGATGGCTGTGGCCATAACACCAAACCAACATGTTGCTTCAATTGTGGCTAGTGCATTCTATGCAATTTGGAATCTCTTCTCAGGATTTGTTGTCCCAAGACCA AACATTGCTGTGTGGTGGAGATGGTACTATTGGGCATGTCCAGTTTCTTGGAGCTTATATGGATTGGTTGCATCTCAATTTGGAGACATAACAAGTAAAATTGAGTCAAATGAGACAGTGGAAGAGTTTCTGAAGAGATACTTTGGTTATAGAAATGATTTTGTAGGAATTGCTGCAATTCTGGTTGTTGCTTTTGCTGTGCTCTTTGCTATTATCTTTGCTGTTTCTGTGAAACTCTTCAATTTCCAAAAGAGATAG